The following proteins are co-located in the Hevea brasiliensis isolate MT/VB/25A 57/8 chromosome 11, ASM3005281v1, whole genome shotgun sequence genome:
- the LOC110661074 gene encoding transcription factor bHLH68 produces the protein MNRGVLQSSPPLQQIMAGNPNWWNINNMRPPTHQQTSPFLPPPSLFPQYTHSSSSSSSSSSSSLTIPSWHDNPDQLPESWSQLLMGGLVDEDNKGNINHFQAKKLENWEEQMLHHQASSAPAIVDVKQENSASSYVYGHANEDFQAAKPSWSQIIPPASSPKSCVTSFSSNMLDFSTNKGDGRHPPPDRSSECNSTATGGALKKARVQPSSTQSTFKVRKEKLGDRITALHQLVSPFGKTDTASVLLEAIGYIRFLQSQIEALSLPYLGNGSSNMRQQQQQSVQGERNCIFPEDPGQLLNDNCVKRKGASEQQDYNEEPKKDLRSRGLCLVPVSCTLQVGSDNGADYWAPALGGGFR, from the exons ATGAATAGAGGTGTTTTGCAGAGCTCACCACCGTTGCAGCAAATAATGGCCGGGAACCCCAACTGGTGGAACATCAATAACATGAGGCCTCCAACTCACCAGCAAACCTCTCCCTTTCTGCCCCCTCCTAGTCTTTTCCCTCAGTACAcacactcttcttcttcttcctcctcttcttCATCATCTTCACTTACTATTCCTTCTTGGCATGATAACCCAGATCAACTTCCAGAATCGTGGAGCCAACTCCTCAT gGGTGGATTGGTGGACGAAGATAATAAGGGAAACATAAACCATTTTCAAGCCAAAAAGTTGGAGAATTGGGAGGAGCAAATGTTACATCATCAAGCTTCAAGTGCCCCAGCTATTGTGGATGTGAAGCAAGAAAACTCTGCAAGCAGCTATGTCTATGGACATGCAAATGAAGATTTCCAGGCAGCAAAACCTAGTTGGTCTCAGATAATTCCTCCTGCTTCTTCCCCCAAGTCCTGTGTTACAAGTTTCAGTAGTAACATGTTAGATTTTTCTACCAACAAAGGAGATGGCAGGCATCCACCACCAGATCGATCCTCTGAG TGCAACAGCACTGCAACTGGTGGGGCACTAAAGAAAGCTAGGGTTCAACCTTCTTCAACCCAATCTACCTTTAAG GTGAGGAAAGAGAAATTAGGTGACAGAATCACTGCCCTTCACCAGCTAGTGTCTCCATTTGGAAAG ACTGACACAGCCTCTGTCTTGTTAGAAGCTATAGGGTACATCAGATTCCTTCAGAGCCAAATTGAG GCTCTCAGCTTACCGTACTTGGGCAATGGATCCTCAAATATGAGGCAGCAGCAGCAACAATCT GTTCAAGGAGAAAGGAATTGTATATTTCCTGAGGACCCAGGTCAG TTGTTGAATGATAACTGTGTAAAGAGGAAAGGAGCTTCTGAGCAGCAG GACTACAATGAAGAACCCAAGAAGGACTTGAGGAGTAGAGGGTTGTGTCTGGTTCCTGTGTCGTGCACTTTGCAGGTGGGAAGCGATAATGGAGCGGACTATTGGGCTCCAGCCCTCGGAGGGGGTTTCCGATAG